A genomic region of Methanobacterium sp. SMA-27 contains the following coding sequences:
- the atwA gene encoding methyl coenzyme M reductase system, component A2 yields the protein MSFIEVKNVTKTFNGVEILKNLNMTIDEGKVLGILGRSGSGKSVLINMFRGMKDYRPDKGQIIYTIAICPDCLRVEPPSAAGKICSCGCGCEFELKKVDFWNCDRKIFAAIKRRISIMLQRTFALYEDDTVIDNVLKSITGHDEEESTYMAIDLIEMAQMAHRITHIARDLSGGEKQRVVLARQIAKEPMIFLADEPTGTLDPKTAELLHQALLDGVKNKGTTMIITSHWPEVMRKLSDYVIWLEKGEIIVEGDPETVVQEFMSQVPLPEKKDVFKTGGPIIQIENVKKHYYSIERGVVKAVDGIDLTVNTSEIFGIVGLSGAGKTTLSRILYGLTDPSGGKIEVKLGENWIDMTQKGPFGRGRVIPYLGILHQEYSLYPHRNVLGNLTEAISLELPAEFAKMKAIYVLKAVGFDENYANNLLTKYPDELSGGERHRVALAQVLIKEPNIVILDEPTGTMDPITRVQVTDSIRRARDELSQTFLIISHDMDFVLDVCDRAALMRGGKILKIGDPKEIVEDLTPKEKEKMLTEE from the coding sequence ATGTCTTTTATAGAAGTGAAAAATGTTACAAAAACCTTTAATGGTGTCGAAATCTTAAAAAATCTGAATATGACCATTGATGAGGGAAAAGTTTTAGGCATTCTTGGAAGAAGTGGTTCAGGGAAATCTGTACTCATAAATATGTTCAGAGGAATGAAAGATTACAGACCAGATAAAGGTCAGATCATATATACAATAGCAATCTGCCCTGATTGTTTGAGGGTAGAACCTCCATCTGCCGCTGGAAAAATATGTAGTTGCGGATGTGGATGTGAATTCGAATTAAAAAAAGTTGACTTCTGGAACTGTGACCGCAAAATTTTTGCAGCCATTAAACGTAGAATATCCATAATGCTGCAGAGGACATTTGCCCTTTATGAAGATGATACAGTCATAGATAATGTTTTAAAATCAATAACTGGTCATGATGAAGAGGAAAGTACGTATATGGCCATAGACTTGATTGAAATGGCTCAGATGGCACACAGAATTACCCATATTGCAAGGGATCTGAGCGGAGGGGAAAAGCAAAGAGTAGTACTTGCAAGACAGATAGCAAAGGAACCAATGATATTCCTTGCTGATGAACCTACTGGAACATTAGATCCTAAAACAGCTGAATTACTTCATCAGGCACTGCTTGATGGAGTAAAAAATAAAGGCACAACAATGATCATTACATCTCACTGGCCAGAGGTTATGAGAAAATTATCAGACTATGTAATATGGCTTGAAAAGGGAGAAATAATTGTTGAAGGAGATCCTGAGACTGTTGTCCAGGAATTCATGTCTCAAGTACCTCTACCTGAGAAAAAAGATGTTTTCAAGACTGGTGGCCCCATAATACAAATAGAAAATGTTAAAAAACATTACTACTCCATTGAAAGGGGAGTTGTTAAGGCAGTTGATGGCATTGATCTTACTGTTAATACAAGTGAAATCTTTGGAATTGTAGGGCTTAGTGGTGCTGGAAAAACAACACTTTCTAGAATACTTTATGGACTCACAGATCCCAGCGGTGGTAAAATCGAGGTAAAACTTGGTGAAAATTGGATTGATATGACACAGAAAGGCCCTTTCGGGAGAGGACGTGTAATACCTTACCTTGGAATTTTACATCAAGAATATAGTCTTTATCCTCATAGAAACGTTCTTGGAAACCTAACCGAGGCAATTAGTCTCGAACTCCCCGCAGAATTTGCTAAAATGAAAGCCATATATGTACTCAAAGCAGTTGGTTTTGATGAAAATTATGCTAATAATTTATTAACAAAATATCCTGATGAATTGAGTGGAGGAGAACGCCACAGAGTTGCTCTTGCCCAGGTTCTGATTAAAGAACCGAATATTGTGATTCTTGACGAACCAACCGGTACTATGGATCCTATTACACGAGTTCAGGTTACTGATTCAATAAGAAGAGCTCGTGATGAACTTAGTCAGACTTTTCTAATTATATCCCATGACATGGATTTCGTTCTTGATGTTTGCGATAGGGCTGCATTGATGCGTGGTGGAAAAATACTTAAAATAGGCGATCCAAAGGAGATTGTCGAAGATCTAACACCAAAAGAGAAAGAGAAGATGCTTACGGAGGAATAA
- a CDS encoding AAA family ATPase, with protein sequence MKLNNITPDTLVSDKKTSKNLNEPNKEAKLVVLQSIGYPFLCNLVENPKIEIFDKELFELYAKEQWEGCVVDEGSFLFDQKLLPDYAFKIVKAHPDNSKITDNTSILLIEIQESREIKQIESSIRMEDVIGQERAKTKCKIIMKYLKEPDKFKEWAPRNVLFYGTPGTGKTMLAKSLSNELKVPLFLVKATSLIGEHVGDGARQIHELFEMASASSPSVIFIDEMDAVGLDRKYQSLRGDVSEVVNALLTEMDGIDHHKGVVTIGATNNPHLLDFAIRSRFEEEIEFTLPDEKERLAILDLYTGSMPISVDLNLDRLVKCTKGMSGRDIKDRILKVALHKAIYEDTDTVTWEHVKYALKQHKTKLNEPKGMFA encoded by the coding sequence ATACATTGGTATCAGACAAAAAAACTTCAAAAAATTTAAATGAACCTAATAAGGAGGCTAAACTGGTAGTGCTCCAGTCGATTGGCTATCCATTTCTATGTAATCTTGTTGAAAATCCTAAAATTGAAATATTCGATAAAGAACTTTTTGAACTTTATGCCAAAGAACAGTGGGAGGGATGTGTGGTTGATGAAGGTTCATTCTTGTTTGACCAGAAATTACTTCCAGATTATGCATTTAAGATTGTAAAAGCTCATCCAGATAATTCAAAAATAACCGATAACACGTCAATTCTTCTAATTGAGATTCAAGAATCGCGTGAAATAAAGCAGATTGAAAGTAGCATCCGAATGGAAGATGTGATTGGGCAGGAACGGGCTAAGACCAAGTGCAAAATAATAATGAAATATCTTAAGGAACCAGATAAGTTCAAGGAATGGGCACCAAGGAATGTTCTGTTCTACGGAACACCGGGCACAGGAAAGACCATGCTTGCAAAATCCCTTTCAAATGAATTAAAAGTTCCATTGTTTCTTGTTAAGGCAACTAGTCTTATAGGTGAACATGTAGGAGATGGTGCTAGACAAATTCATGAACTTTTTGAAATGGCTTCTGCAAGTTCACCATCTGTGATTTTTATAGATGAGATGGATGCTGTAGGTCTAGACAGGAAATATCAATCATTAAGGGGAGATGTTTCAGAGGTTGTCAATGCATTGTTAACTGAAATGGATGGCATTGATCATCATAAGGGAGTTGTAACAATAGGTGCAACCAATAATCCTCATTTACTTGATTTCGCAATAAGGAGTAGATTTGAAGAGGAGATTGAATTCACACTTCCAGATGAAAAAGAAAGGTTGGCTATTTTAGATCTTTATACCGGATCAATGCCAATTAGTGTTGATTTGAACTTAGATAGACTTGTAAAATGTACTAAGGGGATGTCTGGAAGGGATATTAAGGACAGAATTTTAAAAGTTGCTCTTCATAAGGCAATATACGAAGATACAGATACTGTTACATGGGAACATGTGAAATATGCTCTTAAACAACATAAAACCAAACTGAACGAACCAAAAGGTATGTTCGCATAA
- a CDS encoding DUF4013 domain-containing protein — MGSMNLNEIIIDAMKYSASDLKMLLLLGLVLFIADFADSLSGAGETTDILRFFLSVLVILLAIFEAGYVFRIVEETIHGSKKLPQFNDLKITFIHGLKETIVLIMYFSIPLLLFVLFFVEFLFSMDLDDVPGESAVLFLIILAITVIIYAFFPAVLLHRAHHNGDVRASFDFKKIYHKIRNVGIKRLIIVYLGIFIVGTMVEVALSDSLANSVPIIGTFIPDLIIAPYILIFSARFLGLIDR; from the coding sequence ATGGGATCTATGAATCTAAATGAGATAATAATCGATGCAATGAAGTATTCTGCTTCCGACTTGAAAATGTTACTTCTTCTTGGATTGGTACTTTTTATTGCAGATTTTGCAGATTCACTATCTGGGGCAGGAGAAACCACAGATATTCTAAGATTTTTTCTTAGTGTCTTAGTTATTTTACTTGCTATCTTTGAAGCAGGTTATGTTTTTAGAATAGTTGAAGAAACAATTCATGGATCAAAAAAACTTCCTCAATTCAATGATTTGAAAATCACATTCATACACGGACTTAAAGAGACTATAGTCCTAATCATGTACTTTTCTATTCCTCTGTTGTTGTTTGTGTTATTTTTTGTAGAATTTTTATTCTCTATGGATTTAGATGATGTTCCAGGAGAAAGTGCAGTATTATTTCTAATTATCCTTGCTATAACAGTTATCATTTATGCATTCTTCCCGGCGGTACTGTTACACAGAGCTCATCACAACGGAGACGTAAGAGCAAGCTTTGATTTTAAAAAGATTTATCATAAAATACGAAATGTGGGTATTAAACGATTGATTATTGTTTACCTTGGAATATTCATAGTTGGAACTATGGTAGAAGTGGCTTTATCAGATAGTTTGGCAAATAGTGTTCCTATTATAGGTACTTTTATTCCTGATCTCATAATTGCCCCGTATATATTAATATTCTCCGCAAGGTTTCTGGGACTGATAGATAGATAA
- the hemA gene encoding glutamyl-tRNA reductase: protein MILNIRVDHKTADISKMERSSQKLESVFNNIYEKYPVQEYLKINTCNRAEIYLVLGECSIENLQCDDFVVETEDNAMEHLLRLSSGLESMILGEDQILGQIKDAQKRSVKEGCCGEVLNTIFIKAIHVGQVVRKKTKINEGSLSIGSAAVELAESVHGDLKCKKVLVIGAGKMGTLVAKALVEKNLKAIVVANRTHDRAVELARELGGSAIHFDKLDEAMRDADVVISATGAPHPILTYQKVKEVVPSHIISKMVMVDIANPRDIEEDVSKLGVKLFNIDDLRDIAKRSREMRETEASDAEDIVKNEMKLLKRSLKHLEVEPIISNIRITAENIRLNETQKAFKMLGDMNGNEKIVDDLTKVVVERIFYDVIKNLKEAAENDEKNVIEAAETIFSRKSWL from the coding sequence GTGATTTTGAACATTAGAGTTGATCACAAAACAGCAGACATTAGTAAAATGGAAAGGTCAAGTCAGAAACTTGAGTCTGTTTTCAATAATATCTATGAAAAATATCCTGTGCAAGAATATCTAAAGATAAATACATGTAATAGAGCAGAGATCTACTTGGTTTTAGGAGAATGTTCTATTGAAAATCTTCAATGTGATGATTTTGTTGTTGAAACAGAGGACAATGCAATGGAACATCTGTTAAGATTATCCTCAGGTTTGGAATCAATGATACTTGGCGAAGACCAAATACTCGGACAGATAAAAGATGCACAAAAGAGAAGTGTTAAAGAAGGATGCTGTGGAGAGGTGCTCAATACAATCTTCATAAAGGCAATTCATGTTGGTCAAGTTGTACGGAAAAAAACAAAAATAAATGAAGGTTCCTTATCTATTGGTTCAGCTGCAGTTGAACTAGCAGAATCTGTTCATGGAGATCTTAAATGTAAAAAGGTTTTAGTAATTGGTGCAGGTAAAATGGGAACTCTTGTTGCCAAGGCACTAGTTGAGAAAAATTTAAAGGCCATCGTTGTTGCAAACAGAACACATGATAGAGCAGTTGAACTTGCAAGGGAACTAGGTGGATCAGCCATCCACTTTGATAAATTAGATGAAGCAATGAGAGATGCAGATGTTGTTATAAGTGCAACCGGTGCACCGCACCCAATTTTAACCTATCAAAAGGTTAAAGAAGTTGTGCCTTCACATATTATTTCAAAAATGGTTATGGTAGACATTGCAAATCCACGAGACATAGAAGAGGATGTTTCCAAACTTGGTGTGAAACTCTTTAATATAGACGACCTAAGAGATATAGCAAAAAGAAGTAGGGAAATGAGAGAAACAGAAGCATCAGACGCAGAAGATATAGTTAAAAATGAAATGAAACTTTTAAAACGTTCCCTCAAACATTTGGAAGTGGAACCCATCATATCAAATATCAGAATTACTGCTGAAAATATCCGGTTAAATGAAACCCAGAAAGCATTTAAAATGCTTGGTGATATGAATGGTAATGAAAAAATTGTTGACGACCTAACAAAGGTAGTTGTTGAACGTATATTTTATGATGTAATAAAAAATCTAAAGGAAGCAGCTGAAAATGATGAAAAAAATGTTATCGAAGCTGCTGAAACTATTTTCTCAAGAAAATCGTGGTTATAG
- a CDS encoding methanogenesis marker 9 domain-containing protein — MVWEDSPSHVCRGGDKRALAFCCPPVKPCPVIYALEDAKLTPQEYIEIKEKFAEKTKLSQGEGTCFGSLVWCCKPSKPCPLRDMVMRRIGMSVDEYMELKKELSEELVGKHESNTKESVTVLSETFNVSEEEAFKTLQQCDNDLKKAAKLLKMKNLEF; from the coding sequence ATGGTATGGGAAGATTCACCATCACATGTATGCAGGGGAGGGGACAAACGCGCATTAGCATTTTGTTGTCCACCAGTAAAACCTTGTCCAGTTATATATGCACTTGAGGATGCTAAACTAACTCCTCAGGAGTATATTGAAATAAAAGAAAAATTTGCAGAGAAAACTAAACTCAGCCAAGGAGAAGGAACTTGTTTTGGTTCACTTGTGTGGTGCTGTAAACCTTCAAAACCATGTCCACTAAGAGATATGGTAATGAGAAGGATTGGAATGAGTGTTGACGAGTATATGGAGTTGAAAAAAGAGCTTTCAGAGGAACTTGTAGGAAAACATGAATCAAATACAAAAGAGAGTGTTACTGTTCTTTCAGAAACATTCAATGTGTCCGAGGAAGAGGCATTTAAAACACTCCAACAATGTGATAATGACTTGAAAAAAGCTGCAAAACTTCTTAAAATGAAGAATTTGGAGTTTTAA
- a CDS encoding bifunctional precorrin-2 dehydrogenase/sirohydrochlorin ferrochelatase: protein MGWTPLFLEMKDNKVLIVGSGEVGNRRTIRFLEAGANVVVLGNHVPEHLNDLGATIKPIKEIHKWVKWADIVITASADHELNQRVADLSGEKLINRADFPNKGNLIVPSSFFIGDVQICIFTGGKSPLMSKELRKKIEKVISPEDVLQLELQSFARKILKERLDDQKKRRSCLYTILEDQKIKKLLTEGKLEDAKTYVNELIISLNTTKL, encoded by the coding sequence ATGGGTTGGACTCCTCTGTTTCTTGAGATGAAGGACAACAAAGTTTTAATAGTAGGTTCTGGAGAAGTAGGAAATAGGAGAACTATAAGATTCCTTGAGGCAGGGGCAAATGTTGTTGTACTGGGAAACCATGTTCCAGAACATTTAAATGATCTTGGTGCAACCATAAAACCAATTAAAGAAATTCATAAGTGGGTTAAATGGGCAGATATTGTTATTACTGCATCAGCCGACCATGAGTTAAACCAAAGAGTAGCTGACTTATCTGGAGAAAAACTTATTAATCGAGCAGACTTCCCAAATAAAGGCAATTTAATCGTTCCATCATCTTTTTTCATAGGCGATGTGCAAATATGCATATTTACCGGCGGAAAGAGCCCCCTCATGTCAAAGGAGTTAAGAAAAAAGATAGAAAAAGTAATAAGTCCAGAAGATGTTCTGCAGCTCGAACTCCAATCGTTTGCTCGGAAAATTCTCAAAGAAAGGTTAGATGATCAGAAAAAAAGAAGATCATGCCTTTATACCATTTTAGAAGATCAAAAAATAAAAAAACTCTTAACAGAGGGCAAACTGGAAGATGCTAAGACATATGTTAACGAGTTGATAATATCCCTTAACACTACTAAATTATGA